Proteins encoded by one window of Sulfurospirillum barnesii SES-3:
- a CDS encoding cytochrome ubiquinol oxidase subunit I → MSELSSVDWSRAQFALTAIYHFLFVPLTLGLSFIIAIMETLYLKTGDKHWKKITQFWMSLFAINFAIGVATGLIMEFEFGTNWANYSWFVGDIFGAPLAIEGILAFFMESTFFAVMFFGWNKVSPKFHLLSTWLVAIGSNLSAFWILVANGWMQYPVGMHFNPATARNEMENFFDVALSPVAVIKFLHTVASGYVIGALFVVGISAWFLLKKKELLFAKRSMVVGATFGLITSLFLAFSGDESAYQVTQHQPAKLAAMEGLYKGESRAGLIAFGILNPNKQLGDNEPEFLGDIEIPYMLSLLGHRHVDAFVAGLEDLVYGNPLHNIPSASERIANGKIALQALSDFREAKKMGDAPKMKENEAILQTHMKDFGYGYFEKPEQIIPPIALSFYSFHIMVSLGMWFIALFALVLFFIFKRDITRYPLVLYAALWSIPLGYIAAEAGWIVAEVGRQPWAIQDLMPTHIAATHLGGGNVALSFTLFAILFTVLLIAEIKIMLRQISKGFEGGH, encoded by the coding sequence ATGAGTGAACTCTCTTCGGTCGATTGGAGCAGAGCCCAATTTGCGCTTACTGCCATCTACCATTTTTTATTTGTACCCCTAACATTAGGACTTAGTTTTATCATTGCTATTATGGAGACACTTTATCTCAAAACTGGCGATAAGCATTGGAAAAAAATCACCCAATTTTGGATGAGCCTTTTTGCGATCAATTTTGCAATTGGTGTCGCAACAGGGCTTATTATGGAGTTTGAATTTGGAACCAACTGGGCAAATTATTCGTGGTTTGTCGGCGATATTTTCGGCGCACCTTTAGCCATTGAGGGTATTTTAGCCTTTTTTATGGAATCCACCTTTTTTGCGGTCATGTTCTTTGGCTGGAATAAGGTCAGCCCCAAATTCCACCTGCTCTCTACGTGGTTGGTTGCCATTGGCTCAAACCTTTCCGCCTTTTGGATTTTAGTCGCCAATGGTTGGATGCAATACCCTGTAGGCATGCATTTCAACCCCGCCACAGCTCGTAACGAAATGGAAAATTTCTTTGATGTTGCCCTCTCCCCTGTAGCGGTTATAAAATTTTTACACACTGTTGCCAGTGGCTATGTCATTGGAGCTTTATTTGTGGTGGGTATTTCGGCATGGTTTTTGCTCAAAAAGAAAGAGCTACTTTTTGCCAAACGCAGTATGGTGGTAGGAGCAACCTTTGGGCTTATCACCTCACTTTTCTTAGCCTTCAGTGGCGATGAAAGTGCCTATCAGGTCACCCAACACCAACCCGCAAAACTCGCTGCCATGGAAGGACTCTACAAAGGAGAATCCAGAGCAGGGCTCATTGCTTTTGGTATTTTAAATCCTAACAAACAACTCGGCGATAATGAACCTGAGTTTTTAGGTGACATTGAAATTCCTTATATGCTCTCCTTATTAGGTCACCGTCATGTCGATGCCTTTGTGGCTGGACTAGAAGATTTGGTCTATGGCAATCCTTTACACAATATTCCCTCTGCTAGTGAGCGCATCGCCAATGGAAAAATTGCCTTACAAGCGCTCAGTGATTTTAGAGAGGCAAAAAAAATGGGAGATGCCCCAAAGATGAAAGAAAATGAGGCGATTTTACAAACGCATATGAAAGATTTTGGCTATGGTTATTTTGAAAAACCTGAACAAATTATCCCACCCATTGCCCTTTCCTTTTACAGTTTTCATATCATGGTCTCTTTGGGCATGTGGTTTATCGCTCTCTTTGCACTGGTTCTCTTTTTTATATTTAAACGTGATATTACACGCTATCCTTTAGTCCTTTATGCGGCATTGTGGAGCATTCCCTTAGGCTACATTGCAGCAGAAGCAGGATGGATTGTGGCAGAAGTGGGCAGACAACCGTGGGCGATTCAAGATTTGATGCCAACACACATCGCCGCAACCCATTTAGGTGGAGGCAATGTCGCCCTCTCATTTACACTCTTTGCCATTTTATTTACCGTGCTCCTCATTGCGGAGATAAAAATTATGCTCAGGCAAATTTCCAAAGGCTTTGAGGGAGGTCATTGA
- the cydB gene encoding cytochrome d ubiquinol oxidase subunit II, producing the protein MFELLSFLQLQQLWWMIVSLLAGLFVFLMFIQGGQTLLFSLPENEVEKSMLINSLGRKWELGFTTLVLFGGALFAAFPLFYATSFGGAYWVWLAILFCFIIQAVSYEYRKKENNFLGQKTYEMFLYINGSLGVILLGVALSTLFSGASFHLDENFFVQWDTNLRGLEALFIPQNYLLAFSLFFLARLSAGLYFLSNINHASLHVRIQKMLLKNTLLFLPFFLGFLAWIFLKDGFAYDASGVVHIEAYKYLSNLLALPLVAVMILLGVVLVLVALYLGIFRANVHGIKVMGVGIVLAVMGIFLLLGLNNTAFYPSLSALQSSLTIENSSGSHYTLTAMSYVALIIPFVLAYITYAWYAMDKKDIDEAEIRDASEHHY; encoded by the coding sequence ATGTTTGAATTACTCTCTTTTTTACAACTGCAACAGTTGTGGTGGATGATAGTCAGTCTTTTAGCAGGTCTCTTTGTCTTTTTAATGTTCATTCAAGGCGGACAAACACTGCTTTTTAGTCTGCCTGAAAATGAAGTAGAAAAAAGTATGCTCATTAACTCCTTAGGACGCAAATGGGAGCTTGGCTTTACCACGCTTGTGCTCTTTGGTGGAGCGCTTTTTGCGGCATTTCCTCTTTTTTATGCGACCAGTTTTGGGGGAGCCTATTGGGTATGGCTTGCCATTTTATTTTGTTTTATCATTCAAGCGGTGAGTTATGAGTACCGCAAAAAAGAGAACAACTTTTTGGGTCAAAAAACCTATGAAATGTTCTTGTACATTAACGGCTCATTGGGTGTGATTTTACTCGGTGTTGCGCTAAGTACGCTTTTTAGTGGCGCTTCTTTTCATTTAGATGAAAATTTCTTTGTGCAATGGGATACAAATCTTCGAGGGCTTGAAGCGCTTTTTATCCCTCAAAACTACCTTTTAGCCTTCTCTCTTTTCTTTTTAGCACGTCTGAGTGCTGGGCTTTATTTTCTCAGCAACATCAACCACGCTTCTTTACATGTAAGAATTCAAAAGATGCTTTTGAAAAATACCTTGCTCTTTTTGCCGTTCTTTTTGGGCTTTTTGGCGTGGATTTTTCTCAAAGATGGCTTTGCGTACGATGCCTCAGGTGTCGTGCATATCGAAGCCTACAAATACCTAAGCAACCTTCTCGCCTTGCCTTTAGTCGCCGTGATGATTCTGCTAGGCGTGGTGTTGGTGCTTGTAGCGCTTTATCTAGGGATTTTTAGAGCCAATGTTCATGGGATTAAAGTAATGGGCGTGGGAATTGTCCTTGCGGTGATGGGTATCTTTTTGCTCTTAGGATTGAACAACACAGCATTTTACCCCTCTTTGAGTGCACTTCAAAGCTCACTCACTATCGAGAATTCAAGCGGGAGTCACTACACCCTCACCGCCATGAGTTATGTTGCCCTTATCATTCCCTTTGTCCTTGCCTATATCACCTATGCATGGTATGCGATGGATAAAAAAGATATTGATGAAGCGGAGATACGTGATGCTTCAGAGCACCACTACTAA
- a CDS encoding cupin domain-containing protein, translating to MKKVFLLCFFIISISVAQDVVSQTLVKSHTSWNGAPLPAYPKEAPEISVLKITIPPHTTLPMHQHPIINVGYMVKGTLKVVSDENKTLILKAGDAIIEVVDTWHYGVNEGDEPVEIVVVYAGVKESVYSIKQ from the coding sequence ATGAAAAAAGTGTTCTTGTTGTGTTTTTTTATCATTTCTATTAGTGTGGCACAGGATGTTGTGTCTCAAACCCTTGTAAAGTCTCACACCAGTTGGAATGGTGCTCCTTTGCCTGCGTATCCTAAAGAAGCGCCTGAGATTTCAGTCTTAAAAATTACGATTCCACCGCATACCACACTTCCGATGCATCAGCATCCTATTATCAATGTGGGCTATATGGTGAAGGGTACGCTCAAAGTGGTCAGTGATGAGAATAAAACCTTGATTTTAAAAGCAGGCGATGCGATTATTGAAGTGGTGGACACATGGCATTATGGTGTCAATGAAGGGGATGAGCCTGTGGAAATTGTGGTGGTGTATGCTGGGGTAAAAGAGAGTGTTTATTCGATTAAGCAATGA
- a CDS encoding HAD-IC family P-type ATPase: MEAEKRFWHTLSSKDVLAQLDVEEAVGLRFDEIEKRRETYGVNNLTQQKNLPAWRLFLLQFHQPLIYILLLACVITALLEEWVDCGVIFAVVFVNALIGYIQEAKALKAIEALSKMSKNSITVLREGQKVLVDAQELVVGDVVILYSGDKVPADLKLLYAKTLQVDEALLTGESISVEKQVGILPQETLLADRTTMLFASTLVTYGHGIGVVVEVGDATQIGKINALISSAEVLQTPLTQKIASFSLQVLYAIVVMAIITFLVGVLRGEESEAMFMASVALAVGAIPEGLPAAMTIILAIGVAQMALKNAIIRKLPAVETLGSITVICSDKTGTLTQNAMSVTQMYAGGSFYALSGSGYEPKGEILAEGIPFVPQKESALYEMLVSGVLCSTARHVKVAHSYIIEGDPTEGALIVSAKKGGIHDEGLMREFERVDTLAFESEYQYMAISYQSLQEKNLHFAYAKGSVEKILERCESMMDAHAQIVPIDKETIVMHADAMASQGLRILAFAKCFFEEKIDSLGHHHFEKGLIFLGLQGMMDPPRIGVKESIKSCYEAGIGVKMITGDHAMTAKAIAHEIGIVLDEKKAVLTGKEIETLDEHTLREMLGYVNVFARIAPEQKLRLVRALQANGHIVAMTGDGVNDAPALRQANIGIAMGITGTEVAKESADMILTDDNFLTIKDAIEEGRGVFDNIIKFITWTLPTSVGEGLIILCTIFAGVLLPILPVQILWINMSTAIFLGITLAYEHKEHFLMQRAPRNPKEPILTNDLLRKVVMVAFLLVVHAFGAFFYLVESLGETVARTVVVNIFVFGEMFYLFNCRSLRYSMFEIGVFSNLYAIYGVLLMSFLQLLFTYMPWMNQIFNSAPLGAFEWGIVLASSFVIYLVMEVEKRVTCKIKSCYQ; encoded by the coding sequence ATGGAAGCAGAAAAAAGATTCTGGCATACGCTAAGCTCAAAAGACGTTTTAGCGCAATTGGATGTGGAAGAAGCTGTTGGTTTACGCTTTGATGAGATTGAAAAAAGGCGTGAGACGTACGGGGTAAATAACTTGACCCAACAGAAGAATCTTCCTGCATGGAGGCTTTTTCTGCTTCAATTTCATCAACCGCTCATTTACATTTTACTCCTAGCGTGTGTGATAACGGCATTGCTTGAAGAGTGGGTGGATTGTGGGGTTATTTTTGCGGTTGTCTTTGTGAACGCATTGATTGGGTACATTCAAGAAGCGAAGGCGCTCAAAGCCATTGAAGCACTCTCTAAAATGAGCAAAAATAGCATTACGGTGTTGCGTGAGGGACAAAAAGTGCTTGTCGATGCGCAAGAGTTGGTGGTTGGCGATGTGGTTATCCTCTATTCAGGCGATAAAGTTCCTGCTGATTTAAAACTGCTGTATGCTAAAACATTGCAGGTGGATGAAGCTTTATTGACGGGAGAGTCAATTTCTGTTGAAAAGCAAGTTGGCATTTTACCACAAGAGACACTTTTAGCCGATCGTACGACGATGCTTTTTGCTTCAACGCTGGTGACATATGGGCATGGCATTGGGGTGGTGGTTGAAGTAGGGGATGCGACACAAATAGGTAAAATCAATGCGCTTATCTCGTCTGCGGAGGTACTTCAAACGCCTTTAACGCAAAAAATCGCCTCTTTTTCCTTACAGGTTTTGTATGCCATTGTCGTGATGGCCATCATTACTTTTTTGGTGGGTGTGTTGCGAGGAGAGGAGAGTGAGGCGATGTTTATGGCATCGGTGGCATTGGCTGTGGGGGCAATTCCTGAGGGATTGCCTGCGGCGATGACCATTATTTTAGCCATAGGTGTAGCACAAATGGCACTCAAAAATGCCATTATTCGAAAACTCCCAGCGGTGGAGACATTAGGCAGTATTACGGTCATTTGCTCCGATAAAACAGGTACCTTAACACAAAATGCCATGAGCGTGACTCAAATGTACGCAGGAGGTTCTTTTTATGCCCTTAGTGGCAGTGGGTATGAGCCAAAAGGGGAGATTTTAGCGGAGGGAATTCCTTTTGTTCCTCAAAAAGAAAGTGCACTTTATGAGATGCTTGTTTCAGGAGTTTTATGCAGCACGGCACGTCATGTGAAAGTAGCGCATAGCTATATCATTGAAGGAGACCCTACGGAGGGGGCGTTGATTGTTTCGGCTAAAAAGGGTGGCATTCATGATGAGGGCTTAATGCGTGAGTTTGAACGTGTGGATACCCTTGCTTTTGAATCAGAATACCAATATATGGCAATTTCCTATCAATCGTTGCAGGAGAAAAATCTTCATTTTGCCTATGCTAAAGGCTCTGTGGAGAAGATATTGGAGCGTTGTGAGAGCATGATGGATGCGCATGCACAGATTGTTCCCATTGATAAAGAGACGATTGTCATGCATGCCGATGCTATGGCATCGCAAGGGCTTCGTATTTTAGCCTTTGCAAAGTGTTTTTTTGAGGAGAAAATAGACTCACTTGGGCACCACCATTTTGAAAAGGGATTGATTTTCTTAGGTCTTCAGGGCATGATGGATCCCCCTCGCATTGGCGTTAAAGAGTCGATTAAGAGTTGTTACGAGGCAGGTATTGGTGTTAAGATGATTACGGGTGACCATGCTATGACCGCAAAAGCCATTGCGCATGAAATTGGCATTGTGTTGGATGAAAAAAAAGCTGTTTTAACGGGCAAGGAGATAGAGACCTTAGATGAACATACGTTGCGGGAGATGTTGGGGTATGTGAATGTTTTTGCACGTATTGCACCTGAGCAAAAGCTTCGTTTGGTGAGGGCGCTACAAGCCAATGGGCATATTGTTGCGATGACAGGCGATGGAGTCAATGACGCACCTGCTCTTAGGCAAGCCAACATTGGCATTGCGATGGGCATCACAGGAACAGAGGTTGCCAAAGAGTCTGCGGATATGATTTTAACGGATGATAATTTTTTAACCATCAAAGACGCCATCGAAGAGGGACGGGGTGTTTTTGACAATATTATTAAATTTATTACATGGACGCTTCCGACCAGTGTTGGTGAGGGGTTGATTATTTTATGTACAATTTTTGCAGGGGTTTTACTGCCCATCTTACCTGTTCAGATTTTGTGGATTAATATGTCCACTGCCATTTTTCTTGGTATTACATTGGCGTATGAGCATAAAGAGCACTTTTTAATGCAAAGAGCACCTCGAAATCCAAAAGAGCCCATTTTAACGAATGATTTGCTGCGCAAAGTGGTGATGGTTGCTTTTTTATTGGTTGTGCATGCTTTTGGTGCTTTTTTCTATTTGGTCGAGAGTTTGGGCGAAACGGTAGCCCGTACGGTGGTGGTTAATATATTTGTTTTTGGAGAAATGTTTTATCTTTTCAACTGCCGTTCATTGCGCTATTCGATGTTTGAAATCGGTGTTTTTAGCAATCTGTATGCGATTTATGGTGTATTGCTGATGAGCTTTTTACAGCTTCTTTTTACCTATATGCCATGGATGAATCAGATTTTTAACAGTGCGCCATTGGGGGCTTTTGAGTGGGGCATTGTTTTGGCATCAAGTTTTGTTATCTACCTTGTGATGGAAGTAGAAAAACGTGTTACATGTAAAATAAAATCATGCTACCAATAG
- a CDS encoding tetratricopeptide repeat protein: MKKYFFMIAIVMTTLVYGLDFERESALQNACDRGDAKACVALGAMYHSGDGVLQSFSRAKALYTRACELGLGLGCANVGYMYESGHAGKNLSLALQWYERACILGDGEGCASVALMYENGAGVGEDLQQAVDYHDRACNYGVGSSCDYLALRYEQDENFVDAAIYYQRACDVGVAHACSRLGEMYYYGQGVSQNEKKAFEAFKNACELGEVSGCKNAEIVKANQRWY, encoded by the coding sequence ATGAAAAAATACTTTTTTATGATAGCAATTGTTATGACAACACTGGTGTATGGGCTTGATTTTGAGCGAGAAAGTGCACTGCAAAATGCATGCGATAGGGGTGATGCTAAAGCGTGTGTCGCCTTAGGCGCCATGTACCACTCAGGCGATGGGGTTTTGCAGAGTTTTTCACGTGCCAAAGCGTTATACACACGAGCTTGTGAGCTAGGACTAGGACTTGGGTGTGCCAATGTGGGGTATATGTATGAAAGCGGACATGCTGGGAAAAATCTCTCTTTAGCACTTCAGTGGTATGAGCGAGCGTGTATCCTAGGCGACGGGGAAGGGTGTGCGAGTGTGGCGTTGATGTACGAAAATGGCGCAGGGGTAGGAGAAGATTTGCAACAAGCAGTGGATTATCACGATAGGGCGTGTAACTATGGTGTGGGCAGTAGTTGTGATTATTTAGCCTTACGCTACGAACAGGATGAAAATTTTGTGGACGCAGCAATTTACTATCAAAGGGCGTGTGATGTGGGTGTGGCGCATGCATGTTCACGTTTAGGTGAGATGTATTATTATGGGCAAGGGGTAAGCCAAAATGAAAAAAAAGCCTTTGAAGCATTTAAAAACGCATGCGAATTAGGTGAGGTAAGTGGGTGCAAAAATGCAGAGATTGTAAAAGCAAATCAAAGGTGGTATTAG
- a CDS encoding helix-turn-helix transcriptional regulator, with protein MKPTKTTIIAYEKAPFVQIRQTLQSERAYETHAHTTLSIGFMVEGETSFQTPSGAFLLQQGALAVIPPLMQHACNPLAHQARSYVMVYFEPAFCARLQSHLFHQPTTELLALKNPLIYHQELYEEFVTLIDALICGYEPLHVKALEQWLERFLWLYTQNVLPTTPAPTLQSIAHFLTQRLDETPSLQDLAKRFSYNPYVLLRHFKKAYGTTPKRYALQLKIELAKKLLQEGMPASLCAHYCGFVDQSHFQRFFKRHTALTPKEYHVNFVQ; from the coding sequence ATGAAACCAACAAAAACAACCATCATCGCTTATGAAAAAGCTCCCTTTGTGCAGATTCGCCAAACCCTTCAAAGTGAGAGAGCATACGAAACCCATGCCCACACGACGCTTTCCATTGGTTTCATGGTAGAAGGAGAAACCTCGTTTCAAACACCATCTGGCGCATTTCTTTTACAACAAGGCGCATTAGCGGTGATTCCACCTTTGATGCAGCACGCCTGCAATCCCCTAGCACATCAAGCTCGAAGTTACGTGATGGTCTATTTTGAGCCTGCATTTTGCGCACGCCTTCAATCACACTTGTTTCATCAGCCTACTACCGAGCTCTTAGCTCTTAAAAATCCTCTTATCTATCACCAAGAACTCTATGAGGAATTTGTCACCCTTATAGATGCGCTCATTTGTGGCTATGAGCCTTTACATGTAAAGGCACTCGAACAATGGTTAGAGCGCTTTTTATGGCTCTACACACAAAATGTTTTGCCCACAACACCCGCTCCTACCTTGCAATCCATAGCGCATTTTTTAACACAACGTCTGGATGAAACACCCAGCCTTCAAGACTTAGCAAAGCGCTTTTCCTACAACCCTTATGTGCTCTTACGTCATTTTAAAAAAGCCTATGGCACAACCCCAAAACGCTACGCTTTACAGCTTAAAATAGAACTTGCTAAAAAATTGCTCCAAGAAGGAATGCCCGCTTCTTTGTGTGCGCATTATTGTGGATTTGTGGATCAAAGCCATTTTCAGCGCTTCTTCAAACGCCACACCGCACTCACCCCAAAAGAGTACCACGTCAATTTTGTACAATAA
- a CDS encoding LysE family translocator, which produces MFGSEFLTLTSIYFLALLSPGQDFFLIMKHALTHGYQKAWWVCLGVASGNAFYITLAYMGHHALTQFPIVMVVIEAGGACFLLYLGILLLLSKKQHVETSLHVKTRLASKLFFQGLFSALLNPKNILFYFSLLFTIIKPEQLLHVKIFYAFWMIGLLLLWDGFVAFLFGNTKALKLLPYVHYIQKMIGVFFILFALHLFVTGFAK; this is translated from the coding sequence ATGTTTGGCAGTGAATTTTTAACGCTTACGAGTATCTATTTTCTTGCACTTCTAAGCCCAGGGCAAGATTTTTTTCTGATTATGAAACATGCGCTCACGCATGGGTATCAAAAAGCATGGTGGGTCTGTTTGGGAGTGGCAAGCGGTAATGCATTCTACATCACCCTTGCGTATATGGGGCATCATGCCCTAACGCAGTTTCCTATCGTGATGGTGGTCATTGAAGCAGGTGGAGCGTGTTTTTTACTCTATTTGGGTATTTTGCTTTTATTATCCAAAAAACAACACGTAGAAACATCCTTACATGTAAAAACAAGGCTCGCCTCAAAACTCTTCTTTCAAGGCTTGTTCTCAGCACTGTTAAACCCTAAAAATATTCTCTTTTATTTTTCACTGCTTTTTACCATTATTAAACCTGAACAGCTTTTACATGTAAAGATTTTTTACGCTTTTTGGATGATTGGACTTTTGCTTCTTTGGGATGGTTTTGTGGCATTTTTATTTGGCAATACCAAAGCTTTGAAGCTTCTGCCTTATGTGCATTATATTCAAAAAATGATTGGTGTTTTTTTCATTCTCTTCGCACTTCATCTCTTTGTAACGGGGTTCGCCAAATAA
- a CDS encoding lipocalin family protein: MHKLWLMALVFLNAFAYELPTVPSVDMERYLGRWYEIARFDHSFERGCDEVEAFYTLRDDGMIGVENSCFKRATQKKNVAYGRAKVVDEVSRAKLKVTFFWPFYGDYWIVDVAEDYSYAMVSEPSKRYFWILSRTPTIDEDVLSRLLSYANYLGFDTEKIIWRTPLQRDEVRRE, encoded by the coding sequence ATGCATAAATTATGGCTTATGGCGCTTGTTTTTTTGAATGCTTTTGCATATGAATTGCCTACGGTTCCTTCCGTAGACATGGAGCGTTACCTTGGCAGGTGGTATGAAATCGCACGGTTTGACCACTCCTTTGAGCGAGGATGTGATGAGGTAGAAGCCTTTTATACGCTACGAGACGATGGGATGATAGGGGTTGAAAATAGCTGTTTCAAGCGTGCGACACAGAAAAAGAACGTGGCATACGGTCGGGCAAAAGTGGTGGATGAGGTGAGTAGGGCTAAGCTTAAAGTCACCTTCTTTTGGCCTTTTTATGGGGATTATTGGATTGTGGATGTGGCGGAGGATTATTCGTATGCGATGGTGAGTGAGCCGAGCAAACGCTATTTTTGGATTCTCTCACGTACCCCAACGATAGACGAAGATGTCCTTAGCCGTTTGCTCTCTTATGCCAATTATTTGGGGTTTGATACAGAAAAGATTATTTGGCGAACCCCGTTACAAAGAGATGAAGTGCGAAGAGAATGA